The stretch of DNA ACGAGGCAAGACTTGGCTGTTATTGGGCTCTTGGGCCTCGTGACTTCCTCTTGTCATGAATCTATGTCTACAATAGAATGTACAGCGCTAATTTCGAGTAGAGTAGGGAGAGTGCTAGCCGAAGCCATCGCGCAAGAGTTGCTTTGCATATCAGTGGGAAGTCAACTCGGGCCGGGGACCCTTGGCAGTAGTAGTCTTTGACTGGGTCTGTCTGAGCGCGTTCTGCACCAGTCGCATAGTCCGCTTTGGCACGTACAGCCTGCTGCCGAGCAAGAACACACCAGTGAGCAGTGCTAATGCACCAGCTTGATGTGCTGCTGCCAAGGGAGTCGGAACGAGATACCAGAGAGTCGTAATGCCTAGGGTGACCTGCAAGCTGACCAGATGCACCACGCCGAGCATGCCAACTTTGCCTTTGCGAGGTAGTGTCGCCCGAACAGCCGGGCTGAATCTGCTGTATGCCCACAGTGCCATGATGGCAGTGAAGGTTGTTGTCGCCAAAATTCGGTGgtcgagctggacgaggacTGGGTTCTCAAGAGCATTCCGCCAGTACAAGTCCTTCTGATCCTCGCTGTGCGAGTAGAAGGGATCGAACATCTCCCGCTTCGGTGGAAGTAGGCCTTGACCCATCCATGGGAAGTCATTGTAGATCAGTCCTGCGTCAAGACCAGCGACCAGCGCTCCCGACATGGCTGTAACGAAGGTCAGCACCGCGAGCCCGGCTACCAGAGTCTTGAATCTCTTCAGCTCTGGCCGCTTCAAGGTCTCGAGTAGTTTTGCGCCCTCTACTGGGTCTTTCAATAGACTGCGCTCCTTCAGGATGTGCAGTCCATTCCAGAACATGCATAGGTATGCGATGAAGGCGGTACCCAGGTGTGCTGCCAGTCTGTATTGAGACACTCGTGGCTGTTGGCCTTGCTTGAACAGATCGTCTTTGAGCCCGCTCTTGACCATCCACCAGCCGATGACGCCTTGGAATCCAATAAGACCACTTATGCCGACCAGCCGAAGAGCCATTGGCTTGCTGACCCTTCGCCTGATGATGAAGTATGCAGTTGGCAACAGGAAAGTGATGCCAACCACACGCCCCCATAGTCGGTGTCCCCACTCCATCCAGTAAATCTGCTTGAACTCCTCCAAGTTCATCCTGCTATTCAACATTTTGAACTCCGGAGAAAGCTTGTACAAGGCGAACTCTTCTTCCCATGCTGCCTGATCGCGTGGTGGGAAAGAGCCGGTCACTGGCCGCCATTCCGTGATGCTCAGACCAGATTCCGTCAATCGCGTGAGACCACCAAATACGACAATTCCAAAGACGGAAGCGGCTGAGCCTAACAGCCAGTATGCGACCGATTTGGAGCTAGTCTCTGGGAATGAGGATATTCTCGCATTCGATGTCGGGATTTGTCGCGCTGGAGCATCACCCAACGTCCTTCCCAACGCTCCTAGAGGGGATGTCGGCGACTGTGCGGCGGATGATTGTGCTCGCGAGCCCGCTGGACCACCTTTGCGAAAGGCCTGGAGGAATGGAGTCTGCTGTTTCGCCTTCCAGATCTGCGGAGATTTCGCCTGCTGTTGCATGCACCTTCGACAAACGAAGGCATCCTGGTATGCTGCCTTGAAGGCTAGGCGTGCCCGTATGGGCGCTGAACCGAATatcgatgccatcgctgGCCGCCAGAGGGAGAGAGTCCAATATCGAAtgagagggagaggaagtCGTCGAAGTCATCACCAATTCAGATGCACGATCTGGACCCTGCAGCTCCGCCGGCGAAGATCGTGCCGACGACCCTTGCTCCGATGGCTGGCGCCGTGACGGAGCTGGTGAACATCATGCCTTGCCATAGTTGGCAACGGTCGAGGTGCAGAGCACGCGGCCGGGTGCAGCACCGCGGGTGAGCGCTATCTTCACCTGACCGCACACCACAGCACGCGACAGCGATGCGggcagctgctgcgcgtGACGGTCGCCCACCGCTGATCGTCCATCTCACGCGCTCCCCGCCCCGGTGTAAcagccagcagcatcagcagtagCACCGAGTCCACTTGACGAAAAGCTCCGCCGATGCTGTAAtaccctcctccacctcctcgacCCCCCGTGACCGCCGCCATGGACGGCCGCGACGTCTCCCGTCAAGCTTCCACCGCCTCATCTCAACCCTCAGACAGGATGACGTCCGCCAGCGAGTCGTGGTCATTCGCAGAGTCGCCTaccaccagcaccaatcTGTCTCGCTCCATCTTCGgatcaagcagcagcagcaacccaCATGCACCCTCTGCCACCCTCGATCACGAACGTGTCCAGCCCGTTTcagagcagcaacaaccacTGGCTTCGCTCCAGCCGCCGCCAGTCATGAAAGAGCAGCAGTATGAGGCAGACGCACGACTGGGCGCTCGTCGTCTGCCACGAGTGGAGAAGGATGTGGACGATGTGAACATCccgccgtcttcttcctcgcgagGCATGCACGGCAGAGCTGCTTCGAATACCTTGACCACCTTGAGCAGGCTATTCGCTGTGCAGGCCGCGACCTCGCCTGGAAGCTCAAGACAAGCCTCGTATACAATGCCGCCCAGATACCCTTCTACATATGTTAGATCCATGCATGGTGACGGGGCGGCCGCCCTTCCAGAGCACCTGTACTCTCGCGGTCTACTCTCCGGCCGGCATTCAGACATCACCGTTCACGCGTTTGGGCATGAGTACAAGCTACATCGACTAATCCTAGATCGAGCCCCCTTCTTTTCGAGTGCACTGTCTCCGCCCTGGCTAGAAGCAAACGCAAAGGAGATGAAGGTACATCCAGAAGATATCGACCCATCCATCACACAAACGGCATTTGAGCTGGCTCTCAAGCGTCTGTACGGCTGCTGTAACATTGCCGAGGAAGATCAAGACCCCGTTGGTCTGTTTGCGACCGGATGCTGGCTTGAAATGCAAGACCTGGTCGACTCAGCGATCGAATCTATGCTTCGACAAATGACCAACGAGACTTTGTCTCCGCTCATCAGACTTGTGACCTCAAATTACTATGGGAGAGCTGGAGACAAAGTGCTCGCCAGCGCCAAGTCAATGCTTTGCAGAGACGGCTGGAAGATGCCACTGCGTTTCTGGGATGGCATACCAGGTGATATCATCCGCGAAATTGTGGGAGGAGATGGCTTTTTCATCGATGGCGAATTCGATCGATGGGTGTTGTCCAAGCGCCTCTTGGATCGCCGGCTGCGACAGCAAGCCATTGCAGCAGGCCTGTTTGAGCCTGGGAACCGCCGCAAAGTCCTCAAGGTACCAGAGAGCGCCAGCTTAATGGCCGTACGCTTCGATGGCTTATACCGCAAAGGTGACGGCGGCTACAGTCGAGGCGTACCGGACGCGCTGCAGAAGTGGATCGCCTTGTACACGCACCCCGAAGTCGAGCCTCTCTTAGTCCTGGTCGATGAAGGCATCCACTACCTGCACCTTGACTTCGAGCAATTACAATACATCCGTAGCGCTAAGGATTGCTTAGGACTTCCCATCATGTCAGAAAAGGTGATTAGCAATGCGTTGTGGCAGCAGATGGAGCTGCGTCAAAAAGTTATGAACGCCAGAGAGGCCGAGCTGGATCTTGGTCTGAGTGTCGAATGTACGGAAGACGCTGTCCAGACCACTAACAGAGACACGACCATGTCGATACATGCCAGCTCCGGCACGGACCGATCTACGGGCAAGCGAAAAGCAGTAGACGTGGAGCATACAGCAGTCGAAGAGGACATTGACAGCGGCTCCTGGGACGGCAATGGAAGACCGCGTAAGTTTTGGATACCAAGCTCAGACTGTAACATCGTGATGGGTGGTAATGCTGAGCCCATCATCGCCACTTCGAACACCTCCACGATCCAACGCCATGCAAGCAGGTTGAGTGCCACCATTCAGCCGGAGGACGTCCAGTGGGCAGCCGACTTCAGTGCCGTGACGTCCCAGCCACGTCCTCCGTTGACGCTTGACACAACACAGATGCAACCAGAACCATCGACAGTCAGCTATACTCACTTTCCGCCATTCCGGTTCTCTGCAGAGTTCCCAAACCCCAGGCTACTCAAAGACAAGAAGCGTGTCTACAGCAGGACTGTGTTCTACGCGGGGAGTCTTTGGAACATATACATACAGAAAGTGGCATCCTCGCGCAGCAAGCAGCTTGGCGTGTATCTACACAGAGCCAAAGAACGTGAGACTGAGGAAGTAATTGCTGGCACAGCTGGTCTAGCACAAGGCAGTGTCGATGAGCGTATAGGCCAGCTGGAACGGGAAATGATTCTGCGAAGTGAACGTAGAGAGCGCAGACAGCGAAGACGCACCACTGTTGCACCCAACGACATCGACGGAGATGATATGGACAGCAGTGGTAGTGTCGGCATTGATGATGGCAACGAGACATTGGGACTAGGAAGCAGCGTCAGCAGGCCGATTGCTACCCGCAGCCTATTGAGCTACAGGAACCGGAAGAGGAGCCAGACCGATGCTGTTGGCAATTCTCCGCCAGACGCAAGCTCGAACGACATCCCCACTTCACAGGAAGAAGACCATCCCaacatcgatgatgatgacgacttcttcgacaaTCATGACTCTGAGTCCGAACGCCTTGCGGCAGCCGCATCAAGGTTCCATGTTCCCACTTTACCACCCTACGTCGATGCTAGACCGACCATTCGAACATATTTCAAAATCTACAGCCCTAGCCGAGGCGGCAGAATGCTTAGTGTATACGAGTCTGCGCCTGATAAGTTCAACTTCTCCCAATCATGGGGTTGGAAGAGCAGTACTTTGATGCTTGACGAGGGACTTCTagatggcgatgaagacgatcgcAAGGACGACTTGCTCGATGATTCACAGCGCGAACGAGAGGGAAGAAGGCCAGCTATGAAGGGAAAGGGAGACGGCAAGTTGAGATTCATGGTTGTAATTGGCAATATCTGATCATGCGGGCATGATTGTGCTGTTTTAGATAATGACTGATGACTTGATGAAGCGCGGATATGGATCGTTCTTAAGGGCCATGTTTTGCTTGGCGCAGCAAGATGTGAACAAACTACTGAAGCTGCAGCCGCTACAATGAGACCTGCTCAGTTATAGCCATTGGCATTGGCATACTAAGAATGTGTACACGGGGGATGATCTGCCGCGGGTGCCTTGTCATACTCGCACGCTAAGTAATTCTAACAAGTTTTCCAGCGCATGGAAGGCTATGACGCAGAGTGCTCTGGTATGTTGGGTTCAAGTTATCAAAGGCCGTGCTGCAAGAGTACAGCTGACATTTGCCTTTCCATGCTCTGGATGTTGGCCTGAGGCAATTGTTCTCATGATCAACATTGCGACCCCACTTGCTTCCCCCTCTTCACACTCTTCACACTAATTTTCCACAGTCACCAACAAAAGCAGCTTGCTTTACTTCGACAAGAGCGGAATTGAAACCCTAGCTGCAAAGCTCCTGCAGTAGACCACGAAGCTTGAGCTCGAAACAAAAAAAAGTCTCAATCCAATGTTTACAAATCAACATGGAGTCGGTGAACCCTGTGGAACCACAGATCAGTAAAGCTCGTCAGACTGTTGTGGAGCTATTCATTCGTGGAAGGTCAAAGAAGATCGTTACTCAGTGCGAGAGAAAGAATTATAAAttgagcttctgcttcttgagaaTACATCTCACTTCACTTACATTGAGCACGCAATCTGACAAGTTCCCACTTGTCACGTGCACTTTGACGACTTCGTAATAGCAACACTCTTAGGACCAAACAGCACGACCGACTTGCAGACCAAAATGTCTTCCATCAGCACCTACGACGTCTCAGTCCCCATCCTCGTCCGCAACCTCGAGATCCTGACGACAATCCTCAAAAAAGGCGAAGCATGGGCCAAAGAGAATGGCAAAGATGGCGAAGCTTTTCTAAAAACTCGTCTGGTTGATGACATGCTCGTAAGTCAAACCTCTCCAAAACTACCGCCGTCTTATACTACATCATCTCTAACAAAATGCATAGCCACTAAGCTTCCAAATCCACACCTGCTGCAACTCCGCCAAAGCCGTGCTCCCACGTATCGGCGGCGAAACTCCCGTCTCCGCTGACGACAACGAGAAGACTTTTGCGGAATTCTATGCTCGGATTGAGTCCACGATCAAGTTGCTCcgtgctgcgaagaaggagaagtttgTTGGGGCTGTACGTCTTCACTTTCCCCATTCCcttttctccttctcaaCCCAAAACTCCAAACGTGCAACAGCTAGCTGACCTTTATCCTTTTTCTTTCCATGCAGAATGAGAAGTGCAATGTCAAATTGGGCCCGAAAGAAATGGAAATGGGAGCTTTGGAGTACTTGCAAAAGTATTGCTTGCCGACTTTCTTCTTCCATTTCATCACGGCGTATAATATTTTGAGGAAAGAGGGTGTCCAGATTGGGAAGTTGGATTTCTTGGATGCTCCCACTTTGACGAGTTGGAGTATGTGAGAGGTTGCACAACGTAGAGCGCGAAGATGGAAAAAGGTCGTGGAAAAGTAGAGGATATCGTGCTCGGGTGTATGAGAAATATGCCTTCAAGGAGAAATGATGATTCAATTAGAAAAAGATATCAGAGAGTCACTCAGATTCTGTGCAGACTATTTGCGATCCAGGCTGTTGTACAGTTTGTGCTGCTTGATGAACGAACTGACAACTGCAGTCAGTGCAGCAAAGCCTAACGCGACTATCCACACCCCTCTCAAGGCATCGACGTAGGCTTCTATCACGCCAGCATGCCAGCCTTTGGGCAGATGATTGAGCTCATCAGTTGAATCTCGTATCCGTCGAATGCGATCCGCAGCGCCAGGTTCATCACCAAACCGCTCGAAAAGTCCTTTCTTCAGCAGATTCTGGAAGACCGCCCCGGCAATCGTGATACCGATCGAGCTGCCCGTGCTTCGGAAAGCATAAGATGCACTGGTGATAACAGCTTGGTACTTGTGGTCGACAGCAGAGATCAATGCGATCAAAGTGATAGTGAGCATGCTGCCGTATGCGAAGCCTTCCATGAAGAGATAGATGAATGGCGGAACAGTAGGGACGTTCTCGTCGAATTGCCATGCGATCAAGCTCGTTGCAACGAGGGAGAGAAGTTGCATGAAGATGTTGAGATACCAGTATTTGCCGGTCCAGCGCATGATGATTCCTGATCCAAGTGATCCTGTTGCTGTGCCGACTGCTTGCGGGATGAAGAGAGTTCCAGCTCGTGTAGCTGTGACGTTGCGGACAACCTGGAAGAAGATGGGTCCGTAGTAGATCAAGCCAAAGACGCTCATGGTCATGAACCAGTTAGTCAGGCATGCTGCGGCGACGCTTTGGTGAAGGAGGAGTCGGACGGGGATGATGGGTTCGGAGGCAACGCGATcctcgatgaagacgaatgcGGCGAGAGCTACGAAGCTGAGAGGGATGGAGACGTAGACCAGAGGGTGCTTCCATGGCACGATGTTCCCGCCACTGTTCAggccgaggagcagcagcacaagcGCGGTGACGAGAGTGATAGCCCCAAGAAAGTCGACGCGCCTGATCTTGGACTTGTCAGTCTCTTTCACTGGTATGTCGAGCATGTAGGTGCCGAACAAGCCTCCGACTACAGCAAATGGGACCTGGATGTAAAATGCTGTCGCATAAGTTAGCCAACACTCAGCACCATATTTCCCTAAGATAGAATGCGAGACCACTTACCATATCGCCACCCATACGTATCATTAATCCATCCACCAAACACACCACCCAACCCCATACCAGCTCCAAATACCACATTTCCAATCCCCTGCCACAATCCCCTCTTCCTCAGTGGAATCAAATCACTCGCCACAAAAACAGACACGGTATTCAAACACCCTCCACCCGCACCCGCCACAACTCTCCCAAGAATCATCATTTCCGCGTTCTTCGCCAGCCCACAAAGTAGCGTGCCCGCAGAAAAGAACGTAAAAGCAAAAATCAGACCTGCCCTCCTTCCATAAATATCCGTTAACTTCCCCGAAAGTGGTTGGAAAGCTGAATTAGCGATCAGATATCCCGTGGCAATCCAACTGAAAGAGGTTCCAGAATTGAAGGAACTGCTGATGGGGCCTGATAAGGTCGCGACGATGGTCGTGTCTAGTGCGGCGAGGAATGTCACCATCCAGAGGGAAGACATGGTGGCGAGGAGTTTTCGCGTCGAAGGTTCTGCGGCGAGAGGAACATGACCAGATTCATATTCGCGGCGTTCTTGTTCGGCTTGGGCTTCGAGGGCGGAGACATTTTCTGCTGGGAGAGTGCCATGATTTGTGCCGTCTTGGTTGGGATGGAGTAGGGAAGTTTGCTCGGTGATAGGTTCCGGAGGGAGAGATTGGAGCTTGTCTTTTTTGGGCATTATGGAAGGGGCAACGCCGCTTGGCCTTTCGTCCCGTGTGGTGGATGAGTGTTGGAATAGGTGTTTCGGTTTGATGTGGTATGGCGTGAGGTCATTGTTGAATTGTGAAGATGGCCGGGCTGTCGGCCTATCGCGGCCGAAGACTTTTCGGATCCGATCAGATCAACGGCCAGGATGGCAACTTACGCATGGCTGTGCATATTTTGTATTGACCGTCTTTGTCGCTCGTACACGTGCCATCATACAATGGCTGCCTATATGGCACTGCGCCAAGGGTTCAAGGTCTACGGTCTGCAGCAAGTCACAACAGCAAAGCTACATGACAGATCTAAATATCGATTTCTCGAAGACTATTTGAGCTTCTACATCATCTGCTACATGCTCGATCTCGGCATAAGAGCAAGGGTATGCAGAGAGCACTTTAGTCGTCTCCCACTACATAGCGCTCACTCTGCCGACTCATGCCAGCCTCTTCATCTCTGAGGCGCTGGAATCCATTGGTAGCCTTTCCATTTGGAGGCGAATATGGCTCGTGACAATCTGCAGCCATTAAGCTCGGATAGTATCGCCGCCAGTTGAAATATGTTACCGCAAATCCGAGTATGCTCCCGCTCACGACGTCAAACACATCGTGCCTGTAGTCTTCCAATCTGCTCACTGCAATCAAAGCAGCGCCGAGCAGAGGCAGTAGACATGCCAACACCACAATCAGACTTGCTCTTGGCCTCAGCACATGCAACTGGCTCGCCATCAAAAGTGCTATCCAACCCAAGCCAGAGAAGGCGAAACTGCTATGCCCGCTAGGATAGCTGCGCCACCCATCATGGAGCACGTGGTGATTTGTTTCTGTACACACTTCCACTGAGATCATCTCGTTTCGAGGCGTGCCTTCGGCTGGTTTGCAGCGAGCGATCAGATCGGGTCGAGGGCGGCCGATCGCATCTTTCAAAATATCGGTGATCATCGTAGCCATGAGAATGGCAGAGAAGAGGCCGAGGAAGGTGATGTGGATTTGATGAGCAGGCGGTCGTGCGATGAGGGACCATGCTGCAAGTGCACCAAGAGGGATGCCGCAACCATAGATCAGTAGCCAGACTGAGACACTTGTCAGCACACAGTCTTCAAATAGAGCTCGTGGGGTGTGTCGATACCAAGATCTACTCTTTCCACCTCGGCATGAGGGTGCTGTAGACGCGGATCATCGAGTCTGAACTGCGAATGGAAGGGGGCATCGAACAACTTCAGGATGATGAAGCCCGCGATCAGGATGGCCAGGCCCAGATAGTCGCCTGCGTAGCTTCTCTGCCAGAAGCGCTGCGCCGTCTCCCAAAGACCGGATTCATGGTTCGCGGCAGCTTTGCTGGAGGTGCTGCCGGGCATGACCGATCATAAGAAGAGATGGAATGGTGAAAGTGGAAGCTGGCACGCAGGCATGCTTGCGGGTGACGGCATGTGGAGAGCTCGCCAACACGCGTTGCACTTCTTTCTCCCACGCGCCGgacacaaccacaaccacatcatGCGACGAAGAGACACAAGCAAGCTGGAGTGAGCGCGCACACATCGCGACAATATGGCCGACGAACAGCAGCTCATCGCGCCCTtcccgctgccgccgccattTTACGAGCACTTTACGAAGGACAATCTCGAGCGACTCCGAGAGCTGCGCAAGGAACTAAATAACGGCGAAAGCGATGCGACGAACAAGGACATCGACGTGCTCTCCCTCCCACCCGAGCTCCGCTACCTcattccacctccaccgcctgcGACATCAAAATTTACAGTCTTCGGGAATGAAATCGACCTCGAAGCACCAGAGCCCTCGCTGGAGGGCGCTGGAATCGATCAGCTGTATCCAGACGACCCTTCAGTGAAGACCAATCCTCAGCCACATCTGATCGCTCTAGCACGCTCACTGCTTACCACCTTCCTTGGTTTGCTGGGCATATTGGGGCAAGATCCAACACTGTACGAGGAACGCATCACAGATC from Cercospora beticola chromosome 1, complete sequence encodes:
- a CDS encoding uncharacterized protein (BUSCO:EOG0926587S); the protein is MADEQQLIAPFPLPPPFYEHFTKDNLERLRELRKELNNGESDATNKDIDVLSLPPELRYLIPPPPPATSKFTVFGNEIDLEAPEPSLEGAGIDQLYPDDPSVKTNPQPHLIALARSLLTTFLGLLGILGQDPTLYEERITDLQAIVFNMHSLINQYRPHQARESLIMLMEDRVERMRAEIRGIEEGKERVAKLLEGMRQGEHAFANEDDIKLVNGQSKKKDPEAKRKARQRTTWDMLEAEVG